The DNA sequence GCGGATTTCATGCGAAACCCCGCTGATCGCCAGCGCCATCCGCGCCCGAATCGCATAGGGGCAGCGGCGAAAGCTGTAGAGAATCGGGTCAGTCATCCGGGTCGGAAAACACAGTGCCGAGATGCGTTTCACCCCGCGCCTCGGCCAGTAATGCCTGACGGTGACGCTCGGCATAGCGGCTGCGCTGTTCGTCCGTGCGCTCGGCGTGGCAGGCGGGGCAGGCGACGCCCTCGACATAGTCCGGCGATTGGCGTTGCGCCGGGGTAACCGGCATGCGGCAGGCGCGGCACAGCTGATTGTCGCCGGGGGTCAGGCCGTGGCCGACCGAGACACGCTCGTCGAACACGAAACATTCGCCTTCCCAGCGGCTCTCGGCCTCGGGCACCTGCTCCAGATAGGCGAGGATGCCGCCTTTCAGATGATAGACATCGCCCAGCCCCTCCGACTTCAGGAATGCGGTGGATTTTTCGCAGCGGATGCCGCCGGTGCAGAACATCGCGATCTTCGGCGCTTCGCCCGGCGGCGCGAGCTTGTCTCGATTGGCGCGAAACCAGTCCGGAAAATCGCGGAAGCTGCGCGTGTGCGGGTCGATCGCGCCGCTGAAGCTGCCCAGCGCCACTTCATAGTCGTTACGCGTATCGATCAGGATCGTGCGAGGGTCGGCGATCAGATCGTTCCAGTCGTGCGGCGACACATAATGCCCGACATCGTCCAGCGGATCGATGTCGGGCTGACCCATCGTCACGATCTCACGCTTGATGCGTATTTTCATGCGCAGGAACGGCTTCACGCGCGAGCGCGATTCCTTCACATCGATCGCCGCGCATCCGGGGAGGGCACGGACATGCGTCAGGACGGCTTCGATGCCGTCGTCCGATCCCGCGATCGTGCCGTTGATGCCTTCATGCGCCAGCAGCAGCGTGCCTTTCACGCCATGCACGGCGCAGACTGCAACGAGTCCGTCACGGATTGCCCCACAGTCATCGAACGGCGTGAACTGATACAGCGCGGCGACACGGATCGGCGGACGGGTTTTAGGCAATGAAAGGATCCTGATGCGTAAGATCGGTGCGCGCGACCGTCGTGACTGGCCCGGTCGCTCGCCGGTTGTCTGTTATCAGGGAATTGGCGGGGGATAAGCATTTTTCTGGATGCGGCATGTGCATCGCCAAGCCGCTGCGGACGTTGCGACAGTCTCAAACTTGGGCGAAATGCCCCGCGCAGCACGCCCCGCTGCTGCTTTCGACATAGGATGCTTCCTGCCACCAATAATGCTGATCGGCGGCGCGGATCGGCGGCAGGATCACGTTTCGGGCGGCCGCAGTAGGCACTTGTGCGAACGGGGCCATCAGCGATTCCGGTGTATGTGCGACGCCGTTGACGACCACCTGCCTGACCGCCGCCGCATCCTCGATCCGTCCGAGCGGATCGCCCTCGACCAGGATCAGGTCGGCGAGCATGCCGGGTGCGATCCGGCCGATCGGCTCACCCAGGAACGCGCCGGAATGGCGGGTGGCGGAGAGCAATGCTTCATACGGGCTGACCCCGAATCGAACCATGCCGCGCAAATTGAGGTGCAGGCTGATGCCGGAGAAATCGATCGGCGCGTCGGTCCCCGTGACGACGTGCCAGCCCCGGTCCATGATGTCCCGGATCTGTTGCACCTGCCGTTTGAGATTGGCGAGCGCGGGGGCGGGGTCGGTGTCCTTCATCAATTTGGTGCGGGCCGCGAGCTTGCGTAATCCCATGACGGATAG is a window from the Sphingomonas sp. LT1P40 genome containing:
- the trhO gene encoding oxygen-dependent tRNA uridine(34) hydroxylase TrhO — its product is MPKTRPPIRVAALYQFTPFDDCGAIRDGLVAVCAVHGVKGTLLLAHEGINGTIAGSDDGIEAVLTHVRALPGCAAIDVKESRSRVKPFLRMKIRIKREIVTMGQPDIDPLDDVGHYVSPHDWNDLIADPRTILIDTRNDYEVALGSFSGAIDPHTRSFRDFPDWFRANRDKLAPPGEAPKIAMFCTGGIRCEKSTAFLKSEGLGDVYHLKGGILAYLEQVPEAESRWEGECFVFDERVSVGHGLTPGDNQLCRACRMPVTPAQRQSPDYVEGVACPACHAERTDEQRSRYAERHRQALLAEARGETHLGTVFSDPDD
- a CDS encoding amidohydrolase family protein; amino-acid sequence: MKDTDPAPALANLKRQVQQIRDIMDRGWHVVTGTDAPIDFSGISLHLNLRGMVRFGVSPYEALLSATRHSGAFLGEPIGRIAPGMLADLILVEGDPLGRIEDAAAVRQVVVNGVAHTPESLMAPFAQVPTAAARNVILPPIRAADQHYWWQEASYVESSSGACCAGHFAQV